A portion of the Gossypium arboreum isolate Shixiya-1 chromosome 8, ASM2569848v2, whole genome shotgun sequence genome contains these proteins:
- the LOC108468771 gene encoding uncharacterized protein LOC108468771: MPGIGTLVDLLLFYTLERVLFNRMVISMGKNSQQVKSAMTLWLMLEEIGYHELIRIIHSYDDDTIDAFFEEALQCLQFIQPNASSPIDESYETPVFLGLFDEPMNFRFFYYNREFMYKRYVHIMDTVCDKIFGENAAIEVDESGLKPAARPLGEGSTTSQVIGESSLNPSLELNQYIESTKVSNLNPGANEFRPGQTPEDTRTMFITFSKGHPLSREEIFHFFTSNWGEVVQDVVIEHTSHPGQEPQFGRIVFTTSLVIPMVLNGQSKAKFLVNRKHLWARIYVPRYRGRKKLASKKV, from the exons ATGCCTGGAATAGGCACTTTAGTAGACCTGTTACTTTTCTACACTCTTGAAAGAGTCCTTTTCAATAGAATGGTGATCTCAATGGGCAAAAACTCGCAACAGGTTAAGTCAGCAATGACACTTTGGCTCATGCTAGAAGAAATTGGTTACCATGAACTCATTCGAATCATCCATTCTTATGACGATGACACCATCGATGCTTTCTTCGAGGAGGCACTGCAATGCTTACAGTTCATTCAGCCCAATGCTTCATCACCAATCGATGAATCATATGAAACTCCTGTTTTCCTTGGTCTTTTCGACGAACCAATGAATTTCAGGTTCTTTTATTACAATCGGGAGTTTATGTACAAGCGTTACGTTCACATCATGGACACTGTTTGTGACAAAATATTTGGCGAAAATGCTGCTATTGAAGTTGATGAATCTGGTTTGAAGCCAGCGGCTAGACCCCTCGGAGAAGGTTCTACTACTTCACAGGTCATTGGTGAATCGAGTTTGAACCCAAGCCTGGAACTGAATCAATATATCGAGTCAACGAAGGTGTCGAATTTGAATCCCGGTGCCAATGAGTTTCGACCGGGCCAAACGCCGGAAGATACGAGAACAATGTTCATAACATTCTCTAAAGGCCACCCTTTAAGCAGGGAAGAAATCTTTCACTTCTTTACCTC GAATTGGGGAGAAGTGGTGCAAGATGTTGTGATTGAACACACTAGTCATCCAGGACAAGAACCTCAGTTCGGACGTATTGTTTTCACTACTTCATTGGTGATACCCATGGTTTTGAATGGGCAATCCAAAGCCAAATTCTTGGTCAACAGAAAGCATTTGTGGGCTCGTATTTACGTCCCTCGTTATAGAGGAAGGAAAAAATTAGCTAGTAAGAAAGTTTAA